Genomic DNA from Erythrobacter aureus:
GACGTGCTCGAAACGCCGATCGTCGGCACCGTGCCCGCGATCAAGCCCGCCGCCGCGCTCACCAAAACTGGCGTTTTCGGTCTGCTCGGCACCGAGGCAACGATGCGGCAGAGATATGTCGACGATCTCGAACATGCCTTTGCGGTGGGCAAGCGGTTGCTGCGCCACGGTGCCAATGGCCTGGTCCCGTTGGCCGAGGCCAAATTGCGCGGCGAACGCGTACGCATCGACGACGTGGCCGATTCGGCGAAAGGCCTCATGCTGCAGGCGCATGGAAGCGATATCGACACCATCGTGCTCGCCTGCACCCATTTCCCGCTGCTCGAACAGGAACTGCGCGAAGCCTTCGGTCAGGGGGTCGAATTCGTACATGGAGCGCAGGGGATCGCGCGGCGGATCGCGCATCTGACCGAAGGCCAACCCTTCGCCCGCAGCACCGGCGACTGCGCGATCACTACCGGCGCGCTGGCGAATTTCGAAAGACTCGCACCGGCATTTGCCGAGCGGGGTATCGACCGACTGGAGAGATTCTGACCTGCCATGACGCGCGACCGCTCCGAACTCGCTCAAAGAAGCCTCGAACGTCTTGCCGAGGTTGGCGGTGATGTTACACGCCCGGTGCTCGACGCCTATTACGCCCGCCATCCCGATGCGCGGGCCTCGTTCGAGCACCACGGGCTGGGTCACACGGCG
This window encodes:
- the murI gene encoding glutamate racemase; translation: MDATSPILLFDSGVGGLTVLDELRKVLPDAPVIYAADVAGLPYGTKSEAEVAARVAGLLGRMAERYQPRLICIACNTASTIALGMVRDVLETPIVGTVPAIKPAAALTKTGVFGLLGTEATMRQRYVDDLEHAFAVGKRLLRHGANGLVPLAEAKLRGERVRIDDVADSAKGLMLQAHGSDIDTIVLACTHFPLLEQELREAFGQGVEFVHGAQGIARRIAHLTEGQPFARSTGDCAITTGALANFERLAPAFAERGIDRLERF